The following are encoded in a window of Streptomyces sp. Go-475 genomic DNA:
- a CDS encoding helix-turn-helix domain-containing protein: MATEEPTDPRALLRGGLPDRYLTPEDLVTMFSLPSVETVYQWRRKRIGPAGFRVGRYLRFNPAAVQAWEVERTALEDAA, translated from the coding sequence ATGGCCACCGAAGAGCCGACCGACCCGCGCGCCCTGCTGCGCGGCGGCCTCCCCGACCGCTACCTCACCCCCGAAGACCTGGTCACCATGTTCAGCCTCCCCAGCGTCGAGACCGTCTACCAGTGGCGACGCAAGCGCATCGGCCCGGCCGGCTTCCGCGTCGGCCGCTACCTCCGCTTCAACCCCGCCGCCGTACAGGCGTGGGAGGTCGAACGCACTGCCCTGGAAGACGCGGCCTGA
- a CDS encoding site-specific integrase yields MAGHIQDRWFKTETNADGKTVRVKTDRYGTGLRYRARYVGPDGTEKSKSFPDRQKRLAEKWLSAIETDMSRGQYTDPASVRVTFRQYAEKWLDSKTSSPMTRKELGRRLRLHVYPVLGSRPIGTFRPEHIRELLAALEANPGVSSSYARNIFADVQSVLSAAVDDTLLSRNPCSARTVRRPKPAPYLVVPWAPAQVFAVRAALPERYQAMVDVGAGCGPRQGELFGLAEDAIDLDGRTLHVVRQIKHVEGHPVFALPKGGKTRDVPLPDYVAKSVTTHMHAFKPVEITLPWETPEGPLVSFRLIFTAEQGGIVRRSNFNAKEWKPALASAGLIPEADENGKYESAREHGMHALRHFYASALLDAGENIKVVSEYMGHADPGLTLRVYSHLMPDSRERARCAIDSAFQRIFGVDHGPETAQ; encoded by the coding sequence GTGGCCGGCCATATCCAAGACCGCTGGTTCAAGACCGAAACCAATGCCGACGGCAAGACCGTCCGCGTCAAGACCGACCGATACGGGACCGGCCTGCGTTACCGAGCTCGATACGTCGGACCCGATGGCACCGAGAAGTCCAAGAGCTTCCCCGATCGGCAGAAGCGCCTGGCGGAGAAGTGGCTGAGCGCCATTGAGACGGACATGTCCCGGGGCCAGTACACCGATCCCGCGTCCGTGCGGGTCACTTTCCGGCAGTACGCCGAGAAGTGGTTGGACAGTAAGACGTCCAGTCCGATGACCCGGAAGGAACTCGGCCGGCGTCTGCGACTGCACGTCTACCCGGTGCTCGGCTCTCGCCCGATCGGCACCTTCCGACCCGAACACATCAGGGAACTCCTCGCTGCACTGGAAGCGAATCCCGGCGTCAGTTCTTCCTATGCCCGGAACATCTTCGCGGATGTTCAGTCGGTCCTCTCCGCGGCCGTCGATGACACCCTGCTGTCCCGCAATCCGTGCAGCGCACGAACTGTCCGGCGGCCCAAGCCTGCTCCGTATCTCGTCGTCCCGTGGGCGCCCGCCCAGGTGTTCGCCGTTCGAGCGGCTCTTCCGGAGCGGTATCAGGCGATGGTCGACGTCGGTGCCGGATGCGGTCCGCGTCAGGGCGAGTTGTTCGGGCTTGCCGAGGACGCCATCGACCTCGACGGGCGCACCCTCCATGTGGTTCGGCAGATCAAACATGTGGAAGGGCACCCGGTGTTCGCTCTCCCCAAGGGCGGCAAGACGCGAGATGTGCCGTTGCCCGACTACGTGGCGAAGTCCGTTACGACTCACATGCATGCCTTCAAGCCCGTAGAGATCACGCTGCCGTGGGAGACGCCGGAGGGCCCGTTGGTGTCGTTCCGGCTGATCTTCACGGCTGAGCAAGGAGGCATCGTCCGGCGGAGCAACTTCAACGCCAAGGAGTGGAAACCCGCTCTCGCGTCCGCTGGGCTCATCCCCGAAGCGGATGAGAACGGCAAGTATGAGTCGGCGCGTGAGCACGGGATGCACGCCCTTCGGCACTTCTACGCTTCCGCCCTTCTGGACGCCGGTGAGAACATCAAGGTCGTCAGCGAGTACATGGGGCATGCCGACCCGGGACTGACGCTGCGGGTGTACTCCCACCTGATGCCCGACAGTCGCGAGCGCGCCCGCTGTGCCATCGACTCGGCATTTCAGCGCATCTTCGGGGTAGATCACGGCCCAGAGACGGCCCAGTGA